CGGGCCGCCCAGGAACAGCCGCCCGGCCAGCTCACCCGGCGCGGGATCGCCCGGGCCACGCACGTCCAGGGGCTCGGGTACCAGGGTGATCGGTTGCTGGTCGAGGGGCGGCAGGGACAGCTCCGGCATGGTGACCTCCACTTTCACTGGCGGACGGCGCGTTTCTCACTGGCGGGCGGCGCGTTCGAACAGGTTGGCGGCCCGCAGCGGATCACCGTGCAGCCGGTGCATCTCGGCGGCCCGGGCCAGGTCCCCGGCAATCTCCAGGTCCAGCGCGTCGTCGCGCCAGGTGCGCCGCGGCGCACCGGAGTCCCGGGTGATCCGGCCCCAGCCGCGGCGCAGCGGCCGCAGCACGGCAGCGCCCTCCGCGCGGCGCGGGGCGGGACGGGCCGGTTTCTTCGGGGTGAGGCTGTCCAGCGTGGCGGTGACCGAGCCGGGCAGCTGCAGGTCGAACTCCGGCGGCTCGCCCACCCACAGCTCCCAGCTGGGCCGCCGCCGGGCCAGGTCGAAGCGGAGCACCGCGTCCGGCAGCACCACCACGGCGTGCCGGTCGTCGACCTCGAACAGCTCGGTGCGCGCCGCCGGTGGCAGCCGCGGGCTCATCCGGTGCCCGAGCGGCAGGTAGAGCAGGCCGGGCCCGGCGCAGACCAGCGGTGCGCCGACCGGCAGCCGGTCCAGCACACCGCCGGCCGCGGTCAGCAGGTGCCGGTCCCGGCCCGGCACCACGGTGGCCACCTCGGCCAGCGGGTGCCCGTCCAGCAGCAGCGGCAGGAACTCCAGATCCTGGTCGTCGAGCAGGATCGCGTCGACCCGCTGCGGGCCGGCCGTGCGGGTGGGCAGCACGTGCACCTCGGGCGCCTCGATGGCGGTGTGGTCGCCGGACAGCGGCGGGGAGACCAGCCGCGGGGCGTCGCGCAGCCGGGCCAGGCTGTCGCTGGGCGCGAACCCGGTGCCCGCCGGGGTGAGCCGCCAGCAGCCGAAGCTGGCGTCGGCGAGGACGTGCGCGTCGTCCTCGACCAGCGCGGCGAGGCGTTCGTCGGGGATCGGGGCGGCCAGGTCGTACTGGATGAGAACCTCGGCGTCGGCGCCGCCGGACCGGCATACCACGGTGAGCGGGCGGCGCATCAGCCCGGACAGGTAGGACGGTGGCAGGTGCCCGTGCGGCGCGCTCACCCGCACCTCGATCATGGCGGTCACCCCGGGAACCGCGTCGTCCGCCGGGAACAGCGGTCGCAGCGTCACCGGCCGGTGCCGCAGCTCCAATTCAAGATCAAGACCTCGGCGTACGGCGGACGCCACCTCCGCCCCGGGCATCAGCACCACTGCCTGCCGCAGCGGATGCCGGGTGGCCGGCTGCAGCCCGGCCAGGCGTACCACGGTCAGCGGCGGCACCGGCGTGAGCCCGGCCCGAGCCGGCCCGGTCCCCGGGCCGGAGTGGGCGGGCGGCGGGCCGAACCCGCGATCCCTGACGAACCGGTCACCGGTGTCCACCTGGGGCTGGCCGCCGGCCGCCAGCACCAGCTCCCGGCAGACCGCCAGGTCGACCGGTGCGGAGATCCAGAACGAGCGGCTCTCCCGGTGCGCCAGCACGGTGATCGTCTCGCGCGGGGTCAGGGCGAGCAACTCGCCGAGGAAGGCGAGCGCGCCGGCTGCCGTACCGAACCGGCCGGCGCTGCGCGGCTCCCGCGAGATCCCGGTCATCACTACCTCGTCTCCTGCTCGTAGGGCGGCAGCCCGGTGCCCAGGTGCTGCTGTGACCAGGCCGCCCAGCGGTCGGCGGCCCGGCGGCGACGCCCGCGCACCGACGCCGCGAAGATCAGCGCGGCCTGGTCGTAGCGGTGCGCGGCGGTGGCCAGGGCCACCGACCAGTCCTCGATGCGCTGGTCGGCGCGGGTCTCCCGGTTGGCGAGCGCGGCGGCGGCGGTGGCCAGCAGCGGGATCGCGGCCCGCAGGTCGCCGTCCTCGGCGACCCGGCAGCGGGCCAGCACCAGGTTGGCGGCGAGCGGGTCGGCGCCCCGCTCCCGGGCCATCTTGGCCAGCATGACCCGGGCCTGTTCCGGGTCGTTCAGCCGGTGCACGAGCAGCCAGGCGCCGTCCTCGTGCCGGCCGCCGGCCGCGTGCGCGGCGGCCGCCTCCCGCAACATGTCCAGCCGGGTGTAGAGGGCGGCCGCCTGGCGATAGGCGCCGGCCTCGTAGTAGCAGCGGGCCGCCTCGGCCGGCGCCTTCGCCGCCTCGTAGCACTGGGCGGCGTTCTCCAGCAGATCGCGCCTACTCACGCCGGCGGTCGTCCCGCTCGCGGACCGGCTCGGTCTCCCGCGGCGCCTGCTGCCGGTCGGCCGGCAGGGTCTCCGCGACGGCCGGCGCCTCCCGGGTGACCAGCGGGTTCGGGTCGACCACCCGGCCCACGTCGGCGGCGATCCGATCGTGCCGGGTGTCGTGGTCGGCGGCCCGCGGGCCACCCTCGGTCTCGTCCACGCTGAAGATCTCCACCTCACCGGTCTCGGTGCGATAGCGGAATCGGACCCGTACCCGCATGCCGTCCCCCTCAGGCGCCGATCTCGAACTGGATGTCGACGACGCCGTTCTCCTCGGTCATCACCAGGTTGGTGGCACCGCGTACCCGGGCGTACGCCATGATCGCGTCCCGGTACGCCTCGGCCAGCACGGCGTGGAACGCGGCCCGCCCGGCCGCGCCCACCTCGGTGATCAGCGCGGCGGCCTTGCGCCGCAGCTCCGCCGAGACCACCGCCCGGTCGTGGGCGAGCTTGGCGTCGGCCTCCTGCCCGGCGGCCGCCTCCAGGTCACCGCCGTGCTCGCGCTCGGCCGCCGCGTACGCCCGCAGCCGTTCCGTCTCCTCGGCCCGGTCCAGGTTCTCGGCGAGGTTCCGCCGGGCCTCCCGGCGGGCGTCGGCCGGGGTCAGCCGGCCCCACCCGTCGTCGTAGTAGACGCCCTCGCCGCTCGCCGACACCTCGGTGTCGATGGACCCGGACACCCGGGTCGCCGCCCGGCCGGTGGCCGCGATCCGGTCCCGCACCTGCGCGACGATCTCCAGCTCGCGCCGGTCCAGGTGGTACGCCACGTACCCGCCGTCCAGCTCCAGCCGGTACGTCTCCCCGTCCCGCCGCCACGCCGGGCTGCGTTCCAGCACCCGCTCCAGCGCGATCAGCGTCGGCCGGCCCAGCGACGCGCCGAGGTTCTCCGCGATCCGGGCCTCGCCGAGCACCTCCGCGCTGCGCTGGACCACCCGCTCCAGCTGCCGCTCCCACTCCTGCGCCAGGTGCCGGGTGGCGCTGACCTGGATCCGCCGTGGATTACACATTCCAGACGTCCTCTCCGGTGACCTGCTCGCGCAGCCGTTCCATGACCTCCCGCTGGGTACGCCCGATCTCGGCCAGCTCCATCGCGGCGTGCGGGTAGTGCGTCTGGGTCTCGTGCCGCAGCGCCCCCAGCCGGCGCATCACCTCGCGGTGCTCCTCGACCGACCGGACCTGCTCCAGTTGCAGCCGCAGGTGCCGCAGGTCGTACGTGATCTCCGGCAGGTCCCGCACATCGGCCGCGGTCCGGTCCAGCGGGATGCCCTGCGACTCGATGATCCGGCGGATCGACACCTCGTCCTGCGGGCTGCCCCACATGTGCACGATCGGCGCCAGGTCCTCCACGCTCGCCCGGGCCCGGCCGCCGAGCAGCGCGGAGGCGGCGATCGCCTTCTGCGACTTGACCGCCCGCCGGTCGGAGAAGTCGATGCCCTCCTCGCGGAACGCGTACAGCAGCTTGGTCAGCGGCTCCCGGACCGGGTCCAGGTCGATGCCGAGGATGGCCCGTTGCAGGGTGCGCAGCTGCTCCAGCGGGAACCGGCCGGTCGCCGCGGACGCGGCCGCCTGCTCACCGCGCCAGCCGAGCGCGAGCATGTGCTCGATGGCGTCCTCGGGCACGTAGTCGAGCCGGCAGCGGAACAGGAACCGGTCGCAGAACGCCTCCAGGACCGGGTCGTCGGGCATCTCGTTGGACGCGCCGAAGATGCTCAGCAGGTCGGTGCGGATGAAGTCGGCGCCGTTGTGGAAGACCCGCTCGTTCACGATGGTCAGCAGCGAGTTCAGGATGGCGCTGCTGCCCTGGAAGATCTCGTCGAGGAAGGCCAGCTTGGACTCCGGCAGCATGCCCGCCGTCTTCACCTGGTAGACGCCGTCCTCCTGGAACTTCTTCACGTCCACCGGGCCGAACAGCTCGGCCGGCTCGGTGAACTTGGTCAGCAGGTACTGGAAGCAGTGGGTGTCCAGCATGGCGGCGTACCGCTGCAGCAGCCCGGTCTTGGCGGTGCCGGGCGGCCCGATCAGCAGCGCGTGCTCCTGGCAGAGCGTGGCCAGCGCGACCACGTCGAGCACCTGGTCCCGGTCGGCGAACTCGTTCTTGATGTCCTCGACCCGCCGGACGAACGTCCGGGCCAGCAGCAGCAGGTCGCGGTCCAGCACGTCGGTCATGCGGGCTCCTCGGTAGACGGCGTCGCGCTCAGCACGATCATGCGGGGGCGGTGGCCGGGCCGGCGCGGCTGCGTCTGGTCCCGGTCCACGTCACGTTCCTGCGCGGCCCGCCGCTGCAGGCCGATCAGGGTGCCCAGCCGGTACGCGTCGGCCGGCACCGGCGGCTCGCCGACCAGCTCGTCGGCCCGCGCGTCCCGGAAGATCGACCGGATCTCGTCGCCGTTCATCTTCTCGGTGGCCCGGGCGATCCCGTCCAGCAGCTCGTCGCTGACCGGCACCTCGAAGTGGTCGGCGTGCACCCGGGCGATGTGCCGGCGGGCCGGCTCGTCGGGCAGGTCGATCCGGATCGGCTTGAACCGGCTGGGGCGCAGCAGCGCGTCGTCGATGATGTCGATCCGGTTGGTGGTGCCGATCACCACCACCGGCACCTCCGGGCGGAACCCGTCCATCTCGGTGAGCAGCTGCGCCACCATGGCGTTGCCGGCCCGGTTGCCGCCGTCGTCGCGGCCGCTGCGCCGGGACGCGATCGAGTCGAACTCGTCGAAGACGATCACGGCGGGGGCGTTCCGGCGGGCCTCGGCGAAGATCTCCCGGACCTTGCGCTCGCCCTCCCCGACGTACATGTCGGTGATCTCCGGGCCGGAGACGACCAGGATGGTGGCGTCGAAGGCGTTCGCTATCGCCTTGGCGAACAGCGTCTTCCCGGTGCCCGGCGGCCCGTGGAAGATGAACCCGCGGGGCACCAGGTCGTGCCGCATCCGCTCGGGCAGGTCGTCGGCGAACCGGATGATCTTCAGGGCGCGGTGCAGCTCCCGCTTGATGTCGTCGTAACCACCGATCGCGGTGAAGCTGACGTTCGGCACCTCGAAGGCACTGGAGGTGCGCGCCTTGAACGTGCGCAGCTCGGCGATCAGCACCTCGAACGTGGAGGTGGTGCCCCGGTGCTGGTGGTAGGCGTAGCGCAGGGCGTGCCGCAGCCGTACCGCGTTGAACCCGGCGATGTGCTTGTAGAGCGTCATCGGGTCGAACCCGCGGAACAGCGCCGCCTCGTCCCGGGTGACCAGGGCGGTCCCGGCCGGCACCCGGTCGCCGCTCTGGGTGCGCACCTCGCGCGGCAGGATGTCGATCGCCACCCGGACCGCGAACCGGTTGGCCAGCACCTCCGGGATCACCAGCGACGGGTCGGTGAAGGCGAGCAGCACGCAGCCACTGCGCTCGTAGAGCACGTCGGTCAGCTCCCGCGCCTCGGCGTTCAGGGTCGCGTCGCTGCCCCCGGCGAGCAGGTCGAGGTGCGGCACCACCACGACGTCGGCCGGTTTGGCGTCCCGGACCAGGGTCTGCAACCCGGCCAGCACCTGCTGCCGCCGGCTCGGTGCGATGCCCAGCACGTCGCTGGCCGGCTCGGTCGCCTCCACCGTGCGCACCCGCCGCCCGGCCCGCCCGGCGATCTCCGCGACCAGGTGCTCGACCAGCAGTTTCTCGCAGCGGATCAACACCGAGAGACCACTGTCCAGGTACGCCGCGGCCCGGGTGATCTCCAGGTCGTGGGCGATCAGCACGACCCGCCGATCGTCGAGCTCCGCCGGATGCCCGTCGTCGGCGAGCACCACGCCGGACGCCTTCGCCTCGGTGGGCTCCGCCTGCTGCGGAGCGGTAACGGTACGCCCGGCCACCTCGATCCCCGGCGGCCAGTACATCGCCCGGGCCGGGTCCGGATCCTCGATCAGCAGGTGCAGGCGGCTCACCCGGATCGTCAGGTCGGCCGGGGTGAGCGGCTCACCGACGAACGCCGGTTGCTCACGCAGCAGCTCACCGAGGGTCAGGCCGTCGTCGGCCAGCACGTGGGCGTCCTCGAAGCCGGCCCGGGCCAGCGGCACCACGACCAGTTCACGGCGGCGCGGCGTCATGTCAGGTTCCCTCCGTTCAGCGCCCGGGCCAGGGCCACGGCGCTCTGGTGGCCGTCCAGGAACGGCCGGGCGGCGAGCGGGCGGGCCGGGTCCGCGTCGATCGCGGCCAGCGGCGCCCAGTACCGGGCGGTGCTCGGGTCCGGCCGGTCGGCGCCGACCAGCCGGTCCCACTCGGCGGCGTGGCGCAACCGGGCCAGCACGTAGACGTCGATGACGAACGACCGGTGCGCGTGCCGGAACCGGTCCAGCAGTTCGCCCCGCCAGCGGCGCACCGCGGCGTCCGGGTGCGGGGCGGCCAGCACCCCGGCCAGCACCGCCGGCCCGCGCGGGCGGGACAGCAGCTCCGCCGCGGTGCCGACGGCCACGCCGTCGGTGCCGTCCGCCGGGCGGTGCAGCACCTGGGTGAGCGTGGCGGCCCGCAGCAGCGCGTCGATCAGGGCGGGTTCCAGCTGGAACGCGCTGACCGCGCCGCGACGCGGTTCGAGGACCGGCCGGAGTACGGCGTACCGGCACAACTGGTCGGTCCAGCCCCGCCCCGGCGTCTCGGCGGCCGCCTCGGCCAGCCGCAACGCCACCTTCCGATCGCCCCGGGCGCCGACCGCCGCCGCCAGCAGCAACGCGCCCAGCCCGAGCCGGCAGCCGTCGTCGCCGAGCCGCGACCGGCCCGCCCCGAGCCGGGCGCCGGTGTGCGCCGCCATGTCCCGCAGCCGCGCCAGCGTGCCGGGCTCCGGTGCGGCCAGACCCGTCGTCTCACCCATCCCGCCCAGCGGGGGCGGCCCGCTCGGCCGGCCGCACCAGACCAGCACCCGGTTCGCCGTCTCCAACGCCGTGGTCATCCGCTCACCCCGTACGGGATCAGCGCCAGCTCCCGTCCCCGGCGGGCGTAGAACCGCAGTGTCCACCCGCCGTCGTCGAGGTTGAGCAGCCCGGCCACCTGCCACGGCCGCCGGTACGTCCGCAGGTGCAGCTCCACGTCGGCGCTGGAGAGCCCGAACCGGTCGGTGGCCGGGAACAGGTGGGTGTGCCACCAGCCGAGCAGCCGGTCGCCGGGCCGCCGGGACAGCGCGTGGTTGGCCCGCAGGAAGCTCTCCGCGGTGAAGGTGAGCCGGACCGTGGAGGCGGCGGTGCGCTGCGCCGGCAGCACGTCGTCGATCAGCACCAGATGCCGCCCGGCCCGGCTGGTGTCCCGGCACAGCCGGCCGACCAGGAAGCCGCCCGACTCCACCTCGGTCGAGTGCGGCAGCTCCGCCGTCAGCTTCCGGTACGCCGCCCCGGCCAGCACCACCGCCAGGTCGTCACCGGCGTCCGGCGGCGCGCCCAGTCTCGTCCCGTCCGCCTCCGGCGCCTCCTCGTCGGGCAGCTCCTCGACCCGCGACATGGCCGGTTCCTCCGCGCCGGCCGCCGCCGCGATCAGCCGGGCGTCCGACGGCGACGGTTTCCGCGGCGCCTCCGGGATGCCGCTGATCCCGAACCCCCAGTGCGTCTCCTCCGGGGCGAGCCGGCTGAGCAGCGCCCGCAGTGGCCCGGTCATCAGCTCGCGCAGCGAGTGCAGGTGCTGGTAGAGCACCTTGCCGTCGCGGGTGATCCGGACGTGCACGTACCCGAAGGCACGTTGCAGGTTGACCACCGACGGCCGGCCGGAGGGCCGCTGATCGTCGTTGATCCGGTGGAAGGTGAGCTGGAACTCGGTGTCGTCGAGCCGCTGGCCGAGCATCCGCTCGAAGGCGGCCTGCAGCACGGCGAGCAGGTCTAGCCGGCCGACGCTGACGTAGTCGTCGGACCGGTAGATGTCCAGGCTCGGCTGCATCGGATCCCGATCAGTCCAGGGACTCGATGACATTCGGGTACTCCGGCTCGCGGACCCGCCGGGCCAGCGGCCGGCCGCCGACCGCCTCGATCGCCGCCTGGTTGCCGTGCGCCCAGGCGGCCGCCGTGGCATCGAAGAAGTTCGCCCGCACCTCGGCACCCTCCAGGGTCACGTCGCCGGTCGGCTGGAACAGGTCGTAGTTGCGGTACCCGGCGATCTCCACCAGGGTCTGGCACACCTCGCGCAGGTCCAGGCCCGGATACCAGCCCTCGGAGAGCATCCCGAGGCAGACCAGGCCCTGCGCGTTCGGCTCGGCGCGGGCCGCGTCGCTGTCATAGTTCGGGTAGACGTTCGGGTGGAAGACCGGGGACAGCCAGAACACCGTCGGCGCCTTCTCCGGGAACTCCGGGCCGAGCTGCATCAGCACCTCGTGGTGGTCGACCCGGACCGGCTCGCCGCCGGGCACCCGGGGCGGGCCGAAGCCGGGCTGCTCGAAGGCGAACTCGTACTCGGTGGGCAGGGTCGGCGAATTGGCGGCCACCACGAAACCCGGGTGGTTGCCGGCGTACCCGAGGATCTGCCGTTTCGCCCGGTACAGCGCGTCCTGCCGGTCCAGCGGGTTGACCACGCCGGCGGTGCCCTCGAACCCGATCCGGAAGCTGTCGCCGTCCCGGATCCCGGCCTCGTGCAGCGTCTGATCGGCGTCCAGCCGGTGCCGCTCGCCCTCCTCGTCGAGCCGGTCCACCACCGTCGGGCGTATCCCGGCGTCGCCCAGCGAGGTGTACTCCCGGACCACGTCACCGGCCAACCCGCCGACGGTCTGCTGGGCCGGCGCGTCGGTGACCCGGAACCGCGAGCCGTCCGGCCCCTGGAAGAACAGCTCCCGGAACAGGTAGTCCGGCTCACCCGGCGCGACCAGGATGAACGCCAGGTCGGTGGTGATCAGCCGGCGCCGGGCCGCGGCCACGTCCCCGGTGTTGATCCGGTAGGACGCCGCGGTGCCCGTCGACCACACCTCCTCCGGCCCCAGGCCCAGCGCCTCCAGCGTGCCGCGCACCCGGGCCAGGTCCTCCTCGGTACGGGCCCGGCAGATCACGTGGCACTGCCCGGGCACCGGCTTGGCCGTCGCCGGGAACGGCAGCACCGCCGCGGCCCGCGCCTTCAGTTTCGGCTCCAGCTCCGGGGCGTCCTCGCCGAACAGCCCGTACCGCTCGGCCAGCCGGACACAGAGCGCGTTCTCCCGGTACCGGCGCAGGGTGGCCACGATCAGGCTCCGGTACGGCGTCGCGATGATCCCGTTGGCCAGCTCGACGAAGATGTCCTCCCACCAGTCCTCCGGGGTGGACCCGGCCCAGTTCGGGATCCGCGCCCGCGGGAACCGGATCTGCTGGACCAGCCGCAGCGCGCTGCGCTCGTCGCTGAACACCCGGGCCAGCTCGTCGCGCAGGTCGTCCTGCTCGTCGGGGGTCAGCCGGGCCTCCGGCCCGGACATGCGGAAGCGTTCCGGCTCGCCGCTCAGCGCGCCAGGCGTACCCATGTGAAGCTCCCCTTCGGCGAACGGACGGTGACGATCTCCTCGGCCGGGACGCCGAGCTCGGCGAGCCGGGTCCGCGGTGGCCGGCCGCGCAGGTCCTGGCTGACCCGCAGCCGGACCGGGCCGCCGCAGGCCGGGCACGCGACACTGCCCGGGCCCTGACCGGCGTCCGGGATCCGCTCGGTGCCGCACCGCCGGCACCGGGTCGGTATCGCGAACGGCGCCCAGGACTGCGGCTCGGCGTCCGGCTCCCCGGTCACCGCGGTGCAGGCGGCGACCAGGTCGGCGACTGTCGACCGGGCGCTCACCGGGATCGGCTGGGCCCGGCCGAGCGGGCGGTGGTGCAGGCAGTCCGGGTCGCGGGACACCCGGACCGGGGCGGTGCCGCCGGTCAGCCCGTCGATCTCCAGGAACCGCCAGGCCGGCGGCACCCCGAAGAGGATCCGCAACGCCGCCTGGGTGAGCCAGCCGGCCACTATCGAGGTGGACACGATGGACGCCGGCCGGGCCCGCTCGCCGCGCGGGGCGTCACAGCCGATCCGGGCGTCCGGATCGGCCCGCTGCCGGGCGGTCAGCGCGCACGCGTAACAGGCGTCGGCGGCCGACAGCCGGATCCGCACCTCGCCACCCCACGGCGAGGTGCCGCCGTCGACCAGCGGCGCCTCGGCCAGCGCGCACCGGCCGAGCAGCTGCAACCGGCCCTGCCGGCTGTCCAGGCAGCCGAGCGTCACCGCGCCGGCCAGCTCGCCGAGCCCGGCGCCGCGCACCAGGTCGGCCGGGCGCTGCTCGACCTCGACGCCGGGCGCCAGCCGGGCCAGCGCCGCGGCGGCCGCCGCCACCTTGGGCCGGCCCACGTCCTCCGGGCCGAACAGCACGCAGCGGCTCAGGTTGGACGCGGCGACCACGTCCGGGTCGCAGAGGACCAGCCGGCCCACCCCGGCCAGGGCCAGGTTCTTCGCCGCCTCGTTGCCGAGCGCGCCGGCCCCGCAGATCACCACCGTCGCGGCGGCGAGGCGGTCCTGATCCCACTGCGGGACCAGGCGCTGCCGGGCGTACCGGTCCGGGGCGGTGCGGGCGGTCATCCGGCACCGAGCCGGGAGAAGGTGACCGGGCAGACCTTCAGCGCGCCGTCCGGCCGCCAGCTCTCCCAGCAGGTCAGTCCGGCCGCGGCGTCGCGGTGCACGGCCGCCGCGCAGCGCGGCGCGGCCGGCCGGCACGGGCAGATCACCACCCGCTCCTCGCGGCGCAGGGTGTGCGCGCAGAACAGGCAGCGGGCCCGGGGCATCCGGCCGCGCGGCGGCGCGAGCAGCGGGTTGCCGGCCGTCAGCGGGGTCACCGGCACGTCCGGCGCCGGGTGCCAGGCGGTCAGCAGCCCGTCGGCGAACGCCGCCGCGTCACCCTCTTTCGCCTCGCCGGCCGGCGGCTCGGCGCCCGGGCAGCCGGTGGCCGGCGCCAGGTGCGTCGGCCGGCCGCCCGCCTCGGCGAACCGCACCCGGTCACCGCGGCGGAAGGTGTGCCCGCACGCGTCGCAGAAGTTGTGGTTCCACCAGGAGGTGAGCACCGTCGTCGCCACGCCGGAGGCGGCCGTCTCGGTCGCCGGCGGCCGGAACGGCGCGCTCAGGCCGGCCACGAAGTCCGCCGGACCGGTCACCCGCACAGCATCTGCTCCGTCGGTCCGCCGCCGAGCTCGCGCAGCAGCGCCTCCAGCTCGGCCGGGCGCAGGGCGTCGCCGAGGATCCGCACACCGTCGTCGTCGCAGTCGATCCGCAGCCGGATCAGTCGCCCGTCCGGATGGTCGGCATACTCCTCGGCACTGATCAGATCGGGCAGTGACTCGACGAAGATGTTCTCGTGCACGGCAGCATCACCAACGCCCCGGAATAGACGCGCGGCAGTGGGGACACGCCCCACCGGCGAGCGTGACTGACAGTGTCTCCCACAGGCCTCGGGCTATCAATTCCCTGTCACAACCCGGACACCTGGTATTACGTCCCTCCGGGCCGAGCGCCCGTTCCACATACACGAATCGCAGACCCGCCTCGCGGCCGATCTCCCGCGCCCGGCGCAGGCTTTCCGGCGCCGTCGGATCCTGCCGCAGCATCCGGTATTCCGGCGTGAAACGCAGCAGATGCCACGGCATTGTTTGATCGATTTCGGCCAGCCGACCGGCGATCGCGCGAAGATCGGATTCCCGGTCGCTGATTCCCGGGATCAGCGGGGTGCTGATCTCCACCCACACCCCGGCCGCGCGCAGCCGCCGCACGGTGTCCAGCACCGGCCCCAGCGGCGCCCCGGTCAGGCGCCGGTGCGCCGCGTCGGTGGCCGCCTTGACGTCGATGTTCACCGCGGCCAGCACCGGCGCGACCAGATCCGCGCCGGCGGCGGTGAGGAAGCCGTTGCTCTTCCAGAGGATCGGCAGGTCGTGCGGCGCGGCCCGGTCGGCCAGCTCCAGGGTGAGCTCGACGGCCAGGCTCGGCTCCGAGTAGGACAGGCCGATCGCCGCCCGCTCCCGGTCCGCCCGGGCCACTATCGCCGCCGGCTCCGCCGCGGACCCGGTCCACGGTACGGCCGGATCCCGCCCGAACTGGGAAAGGCGGTAATTCAGGCAGTAGTTGCAGCGGAAACTGCACCCGGGACCGGCGACGGTCAGCACCTTCCGCCCCGGCCAGGCGTGGTAGAACGGCTTGCGCTCGATCGCGTCCAGATGCGCCACGGCCGGCGACCCGGCCGCCGTGCGCAGCACCCCGCCGTCGTTGCGGCGCACCGCGCACCGGCCGCTCTCGCCGGGCGCCAGCACACACTCGTGCGGGCACAGCTCGCACCGCACCCGGCCGTCCGGCAGCGCGGTGCCGAGCAGCGCCGGCTGCCAGAGCGGAAGCGGGATCACGGTCATCTCAGGCCACCGGCGCCAGCAGGACGGCGACCGCCGCGGCCAGCTCCTCGGAGCTGGGGTGCGGGCCGAGGTGGGCGTGGTACCGGCCGGCCGTGCCCCGCGGCGGCGGGTCGGCCGGCAGGTACGCGGAGAGCACCCGCAGCTGCGGCCCGGGCACCACCTGCTGGTCGCGGATCAGGTGGTGCTGGGTGAGCAGGGCGGTCACCGGCGGCCGCTGGGCGGTAGCGGTGGCCAGCGCCCGGGCCAGGTCCGGCGGGCGCAGCGTACGGGTGGTCCACAGCGCCGTGAGATCGGTGGGCTCGTCCAGGCTCACCGCGTGCTCGGGGCGGTCCAGGCAGACCAGCATCGGCGCCCGGCCGGACTCCCACAGCGTGGTCGCCACGACGTGCCCGGCGGTCCGCAGCACCGTCTCCACCGGCCCGAACGTGGCCGGCGTGGTGTCCAGG
This window of the Actinoplanes oblitus genome carries:
- a CDS encoding radical SAM protein, with the protein product MTVIPLPLWQPALLGTALPDGRVRCELCPHECVLAPGESGRCAVRRNDGGVLRTAAGSPAVAHLDAIERKPFYHAWPGRKVLTVAGPGCSFRCNYCLNYRLSQFGRDPAVPWTGSAAEPAAIVARADRERAAIGLSYSEPSLAVELTLELADRAAPHDLPILWKSNGFLTAAGADLVAPVLAAVNIDVKAATDAAHRRLTGAPLGPVLDTVRRLRAAGVWVEISTPLIPGISDRESDLRAIAGRLAEIDQTMPWHLLRFTPEYRMLRQDPTAPESLRRAREIGREAGLRFVYVERALGPEGRNTRCPGCDRELIARGLWETLSVTLAGGACPHCRASIPGRW